From Nerophis ophidion isolate RoL-2023_Sa linkage group LG15, RoL_Noph_v1.0, whole genome shotgun sequence, one genomic window encodes:
- the bhlhe22 gene encoding class E basic helix-loop-helix protein 22 — protein MDRRMNLSGGAAADIFHKTLSAVSGKKMDPFRTGMELPPRDHHDSPIGCFDHQGDSDPIQPGGLAGVRGGALGLPTGSLCVKYGESANRAAAAAAAAAAESSGGEQSLDDDSDGRCDMVLLADPRTGIPGKAEGGKKTKEQKTLRLNINARERRRMHDLNDALDELRGVIPYAHSPSVRKLSKIATLLLAKNYILMQAQALEEMRRLVAYLNQGQAISAASIPATTALAAPPGLGAYEQPAGFPFPAAGVASSSCPDKCSLFGSAASSLCKQCTDKP, from the coding sequence ATGGACCGCAGGATGAACTTGAGCGGCGGCGCGGCTGCAGACATTTTCCACAAAACTCTGAGCGCCGTGTCCGGTAAGAAGATGGACCCCTTCCGAACCGGCATGGAGCTTCCCCCGCGGGACCACCACGACTCACCCATCGGCTGCTTCGACCACCAGGGCGACTCGGACCCCATCCAGCCGGGCGGTCTGGCTGGGGTCCGAGGCGGCGCCCTGGGGTTACCCACCGGCTCTCTGTGCGTCAAGTACGGGGAGAGCGCCAACCGGGCGGCAGCAGCAGCGGCGGCGGCTGCGGCGGAGAGCAGCGGCGGCGAGCAGAGCCTGGACGACGACAGCGACGGCCGCTGCGACATGGTGCTCCTGGCCGACCCTCGGACCGGCATCCCGGGCAAGGCGGAGGGCGGCAAGAAGACCAAGGAGCAGAAGACCCTGCGGCTCAACATCAACGCCCGGGAGCGGCGGAGGATGCACGACCTGAACGACGCGCTGGACGAGCTGCGGGGGGTCATCCCGTACGCGCACAGCCCCTCCGTGCGTAAACTCTCCAAAATCGCCACCTTGCTGCTGGCCAAGAACTACATCCTCATGCAGGCGCAGGCCCTGGAGGAGATGCGGCGGCTGGTGGCCTACCTCAACCAGGGTCAGGCCATCTCCGCCGCCTCCATACCGGCCACCACCGCGCTGGCCGCGCCGCCCGGCCTGGGCGCCTACGAGCAGCCGGCCGGCTTCCCCTTCCCCGCCGCCGGGGTGGCGTCGTCCTCCTGCCCGGACAAGTGCTCCCTGTTCGGCTCGGCCGCCTCCAGCCTGTGCAAGCAGTGCACCGACAAGCCTTAG